Proteins encoded in a region of the Stieleria neptunia genome:
- a CDS encoding flagellar motor protein MotB, translating into MSKRKKLAPSVPSKAYLVSFGDTMTALLAFFIVLNSLAKEQTGANMHSGTGSFVNAFSSSGQPGHLSGSRSKEVIQQESQKPIYALAENMEDKSDKNVGPDDVNEHQRVIDREKEQFQKFLTELESQLDLDALPKIEDQVVFDSFEPPDSATGKLSLHAVQLISEAVSKLRDPGVTLEIVLWADMPRASSLKRKLDKSVELRREVERTFWMKANQKTRIRYRVKPWLFADAKRPYLSVILGKSSEAS; encoded by the coding sequence ATGAGCAAACGGAAAAAACTGGCGCCGAGCGTTCCCAGCAAGGCCTACTTGGTTTCATTCGGCGACACGATGACGGCGCTGTTGGCGTTTTTTATCGTGCTCAATTCCCTGGCCAAAGAACAGACCGGGGCGAACATGCACTCCGGAACCGGTTCGTTCGTCAACGCGTTCTCCAGCTCGGGCCAACCCGGTCACCTGAGCGGCAGTCGTTCCAAGGAGGTGATTCAGCAAGAATCGCAAAAGCCGATTTACGCCTTGGCCGAGAACATGGAAGACAAGTCGGACAAGAATGTCGGTCCCGACGACGTCAATGAGCACCAGCGGGTCATCGATCGCGAGAAAGAACAATTTCAGAAGTTTCTCACCGAGTTGGAATCGCAACTGGATCTGGACGCGCTGCCGAAGATCGAGGACCAGGTGGTGTTCGATTCGTTCGAGCCGCCGGATTCGGCCACCGGAAAACTCAGCCTGCATGCCGTCCAGCTGATTTCCGAAGCGGTGTCGAAGCTGCGTGACCCCGGCGTGACGCTGGAAATCGTCCTCTGGGCGGACATGCCCCGGGCGTCCAGCTTAAAACGAAAGCTGGACAAATCCGTCGAACTGCGTCGTGAAGTCGAGCGAACGTTCTGGATGAAAGCCAACCAGAAGACACGGATCCGCTACCGCGTCAAACCGTGGCTGTTCGCCGACGCCAAACGGCCGTACCTGTCGGTGATCCTGGGCAAGAGTTCCGAGGCGTCCTGA
- a CDS encoding flagellar motor protein MotB codes for MANDTPDDPPEDIPAWFMTYSDVITLLMTFFILLLTFATTEPERFEKVTASVFGAAGATGVAGHEHDKLDRNSWSQRIRPRAARIAMQGSEMPPIEKEMTTKAIGRGLEAVSELASQKDVMKSYAFEMPLDKLVDRNLKLTQRGMQVAAKLSAQLRSLSIHCTFEISDRDMDDRVCALADHLYHVERARPGQIGTSVTDNVTSRMVRIVIEKYEGNR; via the coding sequence ATGGCGAACGACACCCCGGACGACCCGCCGGAAGACATCCCGGCGTGGTTCATGACGTACAGCGACGTGATCACGCTGTTGATGACGTTCTTTATTCTGTTGTTGACGTTTGCGACGACGGAGCCGGAGCGGTTTGAAAAGGTCACCGCCAGCGTGTTCGGCGCCGCCGGGGCGACCGGTGTGGCGGGCCACGAGCACGACAAGTTGGATCGCAACTCGTGGAGCCAGCGGATCCGTCCGCGGGCGGCCCGGATCGCGATGCAGGGCAGCGAAATGCCGCCGATTGAAAAGGAAATGACCACCAAGGCGATCGGACGCGGATTGGAAGCGGTCAGCGAACTGGCCAGCCAAAAGGACGTCATGAAGTCCTACGCCTTTGAGATGCCGCTGGACAAACTGGTCGATCGCAATCTGAAACTCACCCAACGCGGGATGCAGGTCGCCGCCAAGTTGTCTGCTCAATTGAGATCGCTCAGCATTCACTGCACCTTCGAAATCTCGGACCGTGACATGGACGATCGGGTCTGTGCCCTGGCCGATCATCTGTACCACGTCGAACGCGCCCGTCCGGGACAGATCGGAACCAGCGTCACCGACAACGTGACGTCGCGAATGGTTCGAATCGTGATCGAAAAGTACGAGGGCAACCGATGA
- a CDS encoding motility protein A, producing MDIATIIGLILGFGLILASIAMGGGGLGPFIDPPSMMIVFGGATAASLINFPLKNNLGAFGVVLKCFLFKLPSAQDTIAQFKKFAEVVRKDGLLALEDQAAEIKDDYMRRGLESLISGVPAEDVARTLETELAYIEQRHVTGKKIVDSAGAAAPAFGMIGTLIGLVQMLRSLDDPSKIGGGMATALLTTLYGALIANVVCIPLAGKLETRNQEETMIRELIIRGIALLGEGESPRVVEEKLLGFLSPKSRRSILAKA from the coding sequence ATGGATATCGCAACAATCATCGGACTGATCCTCGGGTTCGGTTTGATTCTAGCCTCGATCGCGATGGGGGGAGGCGGACTGGGGCCGTTCATCGATCCCCCCAGTATGATGATCGTGTTCGGCGGTGCGACCGCGGCCTCGCTGATCAACTTCCCACTGAAGAACAACCTCGGCGCCTTCGGCGTCGTCTTGAAGTGCTTCCTGTTCAAATTGCCCAGCGCTCAAGACACCATCGCGCAATTCAAGAAGTTTGCCGAAGTCGTTCGAAAAGACGGCTTGCTAGCATTGGAGGACCAAGCCGCCGAGATCAAGGACGACTACATGCGACGGGGATTGGAATCGCTGATCAGCGGCGTCCCGGCCGAAGACGTCGCGCGGACGTTGGAAACCGAACTGGCGTATATCGAGCAACGACACGTGACGGGCAAAAAGATCGTCGACTCGGCCGGTGCGGCGGCGCCCGCGTTCGGCATGATCGGCACCCTGATCGGGCTGGTCCAGATGCTGCGTTCGTTGGACGACCCCAGCAAGATCGGCGGCGGGATGGCGACCGCGTTGTTGACCACGCTTTACGGAGCGTTGATCGCCAACGTCGTCTGTATTCCCTTGGCCGGGAAGCTGGAAACACGAAACCAAGAGGAAACGATGATTCGCGAGTTGATCATTCGCGGCATCGCGTTGCTCGGCGAGGGCGAGAGTCCACGGGTGGTCGAAGAAAAGCTGCTCGGATTCCTGTCTCCGAAATCTCGCCGATCGATCCTGGCAAAGGCTTAG
- a CDS encoding flagellar basal body rod protein FlgB, translating to MSGIFYQMDLLGSAVSASEKSHRVVSQNIANVNTPGYKTKRLEFERLLAQLQSSDANDGAGSGLPVKDLEGLEERVDGNNVNLEKEVAELKENALAFQAFSHLLASRVSTMRRAISG from the coding sequence ATGTCTGGAATATTTTACCAAATGGATCTGTTGGGCTCGGCCGTCAGCGCGTCGGAAAAAAGCCATCGCGTCGTCAGCCAGAACATCGCTAATGTCAACACGCCTGGATACAAAACCAAGCGGTTGGAATTTGAGCGTTTGTTGGCTCAGCTTCAATCCTCCGACGCCAACGACGGGGCCGGCAGCGGCTTGCCGGTCAAGGATTTGGAAGGATTGGAAGAGCGGGTGGACGGGAACAATGTCAACTTGGAGAAGGAAGTGGCGGAATTGAAGGAGAACGCGTTGGCGTTTCAGGCCTTTTCGCACCTGCTGGCATCCAGGGTGTCCACCATGCGGCGTGCCATTTCCGGCTAG
- the flgC gene encoding flagellar basal body rod protein FlgC, producing MVRFPTIDIAASGLAAERFRMEVTANNIANAGTTMTDTGEPYRRQAVVFSAGLDQAHGKQGSAAMHGVEVVGVEGDASEFPTIYNPAHPHADENGFVKLSNVKIPEEMVDLITASRSYEANSKAISVFKEMVEQTLTLLQGGQ from the coding sequence ATGGTTCGATTTCCAACGATTGACATCGCCGCCTCCGGCCTCGCCGCCGAGCGGTTTCGGATGGAGGTGACGGCCAACAATATCGCCAATGCCGGCACCACGATGACGGACACAGGCGAGCCCTACCGTCGCCAGGCGGTGGTGTTTTCCGCCGGCCTGGATCAGGCCCACGGCAAACAGGGTAGTGCGGCGATGCACGGGGTCGAGGTGGTCGGCGTCGAAGGCGACGCCAGCGAATTCCCGACGATCTACAACCCGGCGCACCCACACGCCGACGAGAACGGCTTCGTGAAACTCTCCAACGTCAAGATTCCCGAAGAAATGGTGGACCTGATCACGGCCAGTCGCTCCTACGAAGCGAACTCCAAAGCGATCAGCGTCTTTAAAGAGATGGTCGAACAAACGCTCACACTGCTCCAAGGAGGCCAGTGA
- the fliE gene encoding flagellar hook-basal body complex protein FliE, with product MSALPPIGPNPLATNPVTTTGSPNIALPTAAEKPEAGDRNLFMDLMARANEDQIRSEEAIQGLVSGENQDVQQVVMEVVKAEMSFQIFMEVRNQIVDSYNELMRMQF from the coding sequence ATGTCTGCCCTGCCCCCCATCGGTCCGAATCCCTTGGCCACCAATCCCGTCACCACGACGGGATCGCCCAACATCGCCTTGCCCACCGCGGCTGAAAAGCCCGAAGCGGGGGATCGCAATCTGTTCATGGACCTGATGGCCCGTGCCAACGAAGACCAGATCCGATCCGAAGAGGCGATCCAAGGCCTGGTCTCCGGTGAAAACCAGGACGTCCAGCAAGTCGTCATGGAGGTCGTCAAGGCCGAGATGTCGTTTCAAATCTTCATGGAAGTCCGCAACCAAATCGTCGATTCCTACAACGAACTGATGCGAATGCAATTTTAG
- the fliF gene encoding flagellar basal-body MS-ring/collar protein FliF has product MNVIQPYIDALLNIWRQSSPSARIGILLLAVLCVVTVGGVGYWSVQPSYVVLVSQGEGDQVDRVINALDKAGIDYQLSGAGGNLLVDKRDFAKARLLARTNGVADAGAVADLPMGGAFGSPTERRNRARLQKQQSLAATIKKLEIVENADVHLNIPDKGPFERKTSPPSASVMLTLRYGARLNDHQAASIASFVAYAVEDLRPEAVQITDRDGRSYTVPDEQAQQIGSQVEYIAEAERKLAHKVESQLSQFLGYGNASVQVSLDMTFTQGSTKTTKYDADGAVPSQEDLVSETTTNTASPAVGAAGVASNLNSRRGASATSNILNKTENVKTSYLVPITEETQANSTPIRNFLSVSVLVNSETQGVKQEDGTLIPGLDERVSALVKNAVGYREDTDQITVEFLPFTEPLLDVSAPEATFDWTKITSIVEKASLAIAALLAFVLGLMLLRRFGPASKPGGIGENQQIDGARLENVSELSRMIKENPEVFAQVVRSWSGADSDRDSDKRNAA; this is encoded by the coding sequence TTGAACGTTATCCAGCCCTATATCGATGCCCTCCTGAATATCTGGCGGCAAAGCTCTCCTTCGGCAAGGATCGGAATCCTGCTGTTGGCGGTGCTGTGCGTGGTCACCGTTGGTGGCGTCGGCTACTGGTCGGTCCAACCCAGCTACGTCGTGCTGGTCAGCCAGGGTGAAGGGGACCAAGTCGATCGCGTGATCAATGCCCTGGACAAGGCCGGGATCGATTACCAGCTCTCCGGGGCCGGCGGGAACCTGTTGGTCGACAAACGCGATTTCGCCAAAGCCCGCCTGTTGGCGCGCACCAATGGTGTCGCCGACGCCGGGGCCGTCGCCGACCTGCCCATGGGGGGTGCCTTCGGCAGCCCCACCGAACGCCGCAACCGGGCCCGATTGCAAAAACAACAAAGCCTGGCGGCGACGATCAAGAAACTGGAGATCGTCGAAAACGCCGACGTCCACTTGAACATTCCTGACAAGGGCCCGTTCGAACGCAAAACCTCTCCGCCCTCGGCCAGCGTCATGCTGACCCTGCGTTATGGAGCCCGGTTGAACGACCATCAAGCCGCGTCGATCGCCTCCTTTGTCGCCTACGCCGTCGAAGACCTGCGTCCCGAAGCGGTCCAAATCACCGACCGAGACGGTCGCAGCTACACCGTGCCCGACGAACAGGCACAACAAATCGGCAGCCAAGTCGAGTACATCGCCGAAGCCGAACGCAAACTGGCCCACAAAGTCGAATCGCAACTGTCCCAGTTCCTGGGATACGGCAACGCGAGCGTCCAAGTCAGTTTGGACATGACGTTCACCCAGGGCTCGACCAAAACCACCAAATACGACGCCGACGGCGCCGTCCCCAGCCAGGAAGACTTGGTCTCCGAAACCACCACCAACACCGCGTCGCCCGCCGTCGGGGCCGCGGGAGTGGCTTCCAATTTGAATTCGCGCCGGGGGGCGTCCGCCACCAGCAACATCCTCAACAAAACCGAAAACGTCAAAACCAGCTACCTGGTGCCGATCACCGAAGAGACACAGGCCAACTCCACTCCGATCCGCAATTTCCTCTCCGTCAGCGTCCTGGTCAATTCCGAAACGCAAGGCGTCAAGCAGGAGGATGGGACGTTGATTCCCGGGCTGGACGAACGCGTCTCGGCACTGGTCAAGAATGCGGTCGGCTATCGTGAGGACACCGATCAAATCACCGTCGAATTCCTACCTTTCACCGAACCGTTGCTCGACGTGTCCGCCCCGGAAGCTACGTTTGACTGGACCAAGATCACCTCGATCGTTGAAAAGGCATCACTTGCGATTGCCGCCCTGCTGGCCTTTGTGTTAGGCCTCATGCTGCTCCGCCGGTTCGGACCGGCCAGCAAACCGGGCGGCATCGGCGAGAATCAACAAATCGATGGTGCCCGCCTGGAAAACGTCAGCGAATTGTCCCGGATGATCAAAGAAAACCCCGAAGTGTTTGCACAGGTCGTTCGATCTTGGTCCGGCGCGGATTCCGATCGAGATTCCGATAAACGCAACGCCGCGTGA
- a CDS encoding FliG C-terminal domain-containing protein encodes MKMMLTRPERLALLLHLMGDEATAMARQDLSGEALDELDQALKDFESYPPSQEEVDMVLGDFEDYFHMALQTVDKKDPTREDDPQDDDGPKILQIAEESFDVEIEPTKRFTPPKLTGDTVRDLNLMHPYQVAQALKHENPVATAIVLRKLANEHAAKTLEFLPEAVRPNVFLELAQPLSVSPLIQERILAKALQLSLQVEERETEQETTSQMANLMRSLPRALRKPMLDELEKRDSDLAETVRNQLYRFEDIEKLGDRDLQKLLGQCQTDALVCALQQVDESLLTFILSNMSKRAKESLQEEMEFKTNATEEEINEARGSIAKILAGLCEAGEVKID; translated from the coding sequence ATGAAGATGATGTTGACTCGGCCCGAGCGTCTCGCGCTGCTCTTGCACCTGATGGGGGACGAGGCCACCGCGATGGCGCGGCAAGATCTCTCCGGCGAAGCGTTGGACGAACTCGATCAGGCGCTCAAGGACTTTGAGTCCTATCCGCCCAGTCAGGAAGAAGTCGATATGGTCCTCGGCGATTTCGAGGACTACTTCCACATGGCGCTGCAGACCGTCGACAAAAAAGACCCCACGCGCGAGGACGACCCACAGGACGACGATGGCCCCAAGATCCTGCAGATTGCCGAAGAAAGTTTTGACGTCGAAATCGAACCGACCAAACGCTTCACCCCGCCAAAACTGACCGGCGACACCGTTCGCGATCTCAACTTGATGCACCCCTATCAAGTCGCCCAGGCGCTCAAGCATGAAAACCCCGTCGCCACCGCGATCGTGCTGCGAAAACTGGCCAACGAACACGCCGCGAAAACACTCGAGTTTCTGCCCGAAGCCGTCCGCCCCAACGTGTTCCTGGAACTGGCCCAGCCGCTGTCCGTTTCACCGTTGATCCAAGAACGCATTCTCGCCAAAGCACTCCAGTTGTCGCTCCAAGTCGAAGAGCGCGAAACCGAACAGGAAACCACCTCCCAGATGGCGAACCTGATGCGTTCGCTGCCCAGGGCGCTCCGCAAGCCGATGCTCGACGAACTGGAAAAACGCGACAGCGACCTGGCCGAAACCGTTCGAAATCAACTCTACCGCTTCGAAGACATCGAAAAGCTCGGTGACCGAGACCTGCAAAAACTGCTCGGACAATGCCAAACCGATGCCCTGGTCTGTGCCCTCCAGCAGGTCGATGAATCGCTGCTGACGTTCATCTTGTCCAATATGTCCAAGCGGGCCAAAGAGTCGCTGCAAGAGGAAATGGAATTCAAAACCAACGCGACCGAAGAGGAAATCAACGAGGCACGGGGCTCGATTGCCAAAATCTTGGCCGGCCTGTGCGAAGCCGGTGAGGTGAAAATCGATTGA
- a CDS encoding FliH/SctL family protein has product MAVIQIPFDQSLANVTVARGPLAMPPTTARTDAAAGAAANPPINGHAAAQPSARSAAESRDESAASALKTLQSIEQQLQHLDAKLDEEFSSIGVQLTAAATQLAKQALGSDSSLVEERVAHFANILLRQVHPSQSAVIFVNPDCVTPLESWLSQVEYEAIEIQADATVQPGDCRIESNGKGFLASLESFLDAAAKRMSTARGES; this is encoded by the coding sequence ATGGCTGTGATTCAAATCCCCTTCGATCAATCCCTGGCCAACGTCACCGTCGCCCGCGGCCCCCTGGCGATGCCGCCGACGACTGCACGAACCGATGCAGCAGCCGGTGCCGCAGCCAATCCCCCAATCAATGGGCACGCGGCGGCGCAGCCGAGCGCCCGGTCCGCTGCCGAATCACGGGACGAAAGCGCCGCGTCCGCGCTCAAGACGCTGCAATCGATCGAGCAACAGCTGCAACACCTCGACGCCAAACTCGACGAAGAGTTCTCGTCGATCGGTGTGCAACTGACCGCGGCGGCGACGCAATTGGCCAAACAGGCCCTCGGCAGCGACAGCAGCCTGGTCGAAGAACGCGTCGCCCACTTCGCTAACATCTTGCTGCGTCAGGTGCACCCCAGCCAATCCGCGGTCATCTTCGTCAACCCGGACTGTGTCACGCCGCTGGAATCCTGGTTGTCCCAAGTGGAGTACGAGGCGATTGAGATTCAGGCCGATGCCACGGTCCAGCCGGGCGACTGCCGCATCGAATCCAATGGCAAGGGTTTCCTGGCTTCACTGGAATCCTTCCTCGACGCCGCGGCCAAACGAATGTCGACGGCCAGGGGAGAGTCCTAG
- a CDS encoding FliI/YscN family ATPase, producing the protein MLMSTLRNDEWLQTTGRLQSVEGRMCATIDAGLGELVQITSSTGQSVLAEVIGFNDDKAQLMPYHSGVDFQRGNVVVSTGKRMRVPVGRQLLGRVIDSLGRPIDSLGPIHCDATAELHFESPDPLTRPLIRQPFVTGVRSIDGLLTMGQGQRVGLFAGSGVGKSTLLGEIAKHALCDINVVAMIGERGREVRPFIEDTLGKEGLARSVVIVSTSDQPPLARIRASESAVAIASWFRSQGMNVLFMLDSLTRLAHAQRELGLLLGEPPTSRGYTPSVFQKMAQLLEQLGTSDKGVITGLLTVLVDGDDMNEPVADSARAILDGHIVLDRKLAHEGHFPAINVLKSASRLFKEVTDKPHQQQAASVRRVLAKYFEVEDLIQIGAYQKGAMPDSDRAIETYPEVNKFLRQAMDAPSTLASTQAGLNRLHQLIGLPQ; encoded by the coding sequence ATGCTGATGTCGACGCTGCGAAACGACGAATGGCTTCAAACGACCGGGCGACTGCAAAGCGTCGAAGGCCGGATGTGTGCGACCATCGATGCCGGTCTGGGGGAATTGGTCCAAATCACCTCGTCGACCGGCCAGAGCGTGTTGGCCGAAGTGATCGGATTCAACGACGACAAAGCGCAGTTGATGCCATATCATTCCGGCGTCGATTTCCAACGCGGCAACGTCGTGGTTTCCACCGGCAAACGCATGCGTGTCCCCGTCGGTCGCCAACTGCTCGGACGCGTGATCGATTCCCTGGGACGCCCGATCGATTCGCTCGGTCCGATCCATTGCGACGCGACGGCCGAATTGCACTTCGAATCGCCCGATCCACTGACGCGTCCCCTGATCCGCCAGCCCTTCGTCACCGGTGTCCGTTCGATCGACGGATTGCTGACGATGGGCCAAGGCCAACGGGTCGGACTGTTCGCCGGCAGCGGTGTGGGCAAGAGCACGCTGCTGGGCGAGATCGCCAAACACGCGTTGTGCGACATCAACGTCGTCGCCATGATCGGCGAACGCGGGCGCGAGGTCCGTCCCTTCATCGAAGACACATTGGGAAAAGAAGGCCTGGCTCGATCCGTCGTCATCGTCTCGACCTCCGACCAGCCACCCCTGGCCCGGATCCGTGCCAGCGAATCCGCCGTCGCGATCGCCAGTTGGTTTCGCTCGCAAGGAATGAACGTGCTGTTCATGCTGGACAGTCTGACCCGGTTGGCACATGCACAACGCGAACTCGGACTGCTGCTCGGCGAACCGCCCACCTCGCGCGGTTACACCCCCAGCGTGTTCCAAAAAATGGCGCAGCTGCTGGAACAACTCGGGACCAGCGACAAGGGCGTGATCACGGGCCTGCTGACGGTCCTGGTCGACGGCGACGACATGAACGAACCGGTCGCCGATTCGGCGCGGGCCATCCTGGACGGACACATCGTCCTGGATCGAAAACTCGCCCACGAAGGTCACTTTCCCGCCATCAACGTGCTCAAGAGCGCCAGTCGGTTGTTCAAAGAGGTCACCGACAAACCGCATCAACAACAAGCCGCCAGCGTCCGACGGGTGTTGGCAAAATACTTCGAAGTCGAGGATCTGATCCAAATCGGCGCCTACCAAAAAGGCGCCATGCCGGATTCTGATCGCGCGATCGAGACCTACCCCGAGGTCAACAAGTTCCTGCGCCAGGCCATGGACGCCCCCAGCACACTGGCGTCGACCCAAGCCGGGCTCAATCGGCTGCACCAATTGATCGGGCTGCCGCAATGA
- a CDS encoding flagellar FliJ family protein, with amino-acid sequence MSELKKKIDRIRRIHSLETSQLNVLIGELARIDAMLASHQQRLDEFEALKRQGLEIDQACSIESLTQTNLWIDSIDRSIKIVREVLSKCESERAEARSRVMDQRARVRGLEILMDQRRLEFDADAMTQQMLLADENALKKYARN; translated from the coding sequence ATGAGCGAATTGAAGAAAAAGATCGATCGCATCCGTCGCATTCACTCGCTGGAAACCAGTCAGCTGAACGTATTGATCGGAGAACTCGCTCGGATCGACGCGATGTTGGCGTCGCACCAACAACGACTCGATGAATTCGAAGCGCTCAAACGGCAGGGGCTGGAAATCGACCAAGCCTGTTCGATCGAATCGCTCACCCAGACCAACCTCTGGATCGACAGCATCGATCGCTCGATCAAAATCGTCCGCGAAGTCCTCTCCAAGTGCGAATCCGAGCGTGCCGAGGCGCGTTCACGCGTGATGGATCAACGCGCGCGGGTTCGCGGGCTGGAAATCCTGATGGACCAGCGAAGGCTCGAATTTGATGCAGACGCCATGACGCAACAAATGTTATTGGCAGATGAAAACGCGCTTAAAAAGTACGCAAGGAATTAG
- a CDS encoding MotE family protein: MKAIITAMLTCAVIFGLSAGATQFLLKKTPADLETTDPGDGSDPQGEFATDEAIDPQGDAVPVSFRPDNNVSVEAVLQMSDSIKRMEQELAEREERVKRDEMRVKLIFDDLATEQDELRAFSEGIDTKLDLLSRMTEELKSTLSDVEQEKAELEKLTKKSDTKKVNTVSSADTQADEVKGWFEGLQPEQAAEYIREFSNNGKMGFAASLLQKMPDRQKSKILGAMNDPILVNQLIEALTNK, translated from the coding sequence ATGAAAGCGATCATCACGGCGATGTTGACCTGCGCCGTCATTTTCGGCTTGTCGGCCGGTGCGACCCAGTTCCTGCTGAAAAAGACACCCGCCGACCTGGAAACCACCGACCCGGGCGATGGGTCTGATCCGCAGGGCGAATTCGCCACCGACGAAGCGATCGACCCCCAGGGCGATGCCGTGCCCGTCTCGTTTCGCCCGGACAACAACGTCTCGGTCGAAGCGGTGCTGCAGATGAGCGATTCGATCAAACGCATGGAACAGGAACTCGCCGAACGCGAAGAACGCGTCAAACGCGACGAGATGAGGGTCAAATTGATCTTCGATGACCTGGCCACCGAACAGGACGAATTGCGGGCGTTCAGCGAAGGCATCGACACCAAATTGGACCTGCTGAGCCGGATGACCGAAGAACTGAAATCGACCCTGTCCGACGTCGAACAGGAAAAGGCGGAGCTCGAAAAGCTGACCAAAAAGTCAGACACCAAAAAGGTCAACACGGTGTCCAGCGCCGACACCCAGGCCGATGAAGTCAAAGGCTGGTTCGAGGGCCTGCAACCCGAACAGGCCGCCGAATACATTCGCGAGTTTTCCAACAACGGCAAGATGGGCTTCGCCGCCTCGCTGCTGCAAAAGATGCCCGACCGCCAGAAATCGAAGATTCTCGGCGCCATGAACGACCCGATCCTGGTTAACCAGTTGATCGAAGCATTGACCAACAAATAG